The Zingiber officinale cultivar Zhangliang chromosome 2A, Zo_v1.1, whole genome shotgun sequence genomic sequence TATTGATGTGCGTTCTTTTTGCAACTCTCCCTATTGCTTCACTGATGAATTTTTAACCTTAAAATCGAGTAGATAATTGATTGTTCTGAAAGGGCCAACTGTTAATTAATTTATGCaggattttattagaattttgtcACAGCTTAATTCATCTTGGTGTTATATGTTGGAGCGATAAAGAGTTTTCATTTTAGGTTTTAATCTATATGTAAATTGGTacctttgaaatttaatttatttttggtgtGTTTGGATTTTCGGTCCAGGTTACGTGGCATTTGTGTATTATTCAAGGCAGATTAGTAGCTGAGATATGGCTTTTATCAATATATTAAGTTCTTTATTTCTACATGCTGCCTTCCTGCAGCTGTTGGTTTTTAAGAATAAATTCTTTGTTCCTACAGCTTTCACAGTAAATTATATGAAACTATTGGATGAAAGTGGCTTGTGTTTGAATGATAAGAAAAAGGTAGACAAGCATTATTTTTGAAGCATATGCTTTTATCTCAGCTTGTTAAAGAAAGAGGTTAAATTGCTATTTTTATAAGACATGATGAAATTTTATCAGTCAGTAAATCTGTTTATTATCCTTATATactacattttttaatatttcacACTAAAATGCAActgctatttgaaaactgaaaCTATTTACTGATATACTTGTTTCTATTATATTGCTATTGTAATTTGTATTTCAAGCAAGAACTGTTGTGAGTTTTGGTCGTTCTTGTTACTTTATGGTGTTACATATTGTGTAGGTTTTCTCATTCAGTGATGGGCCTGCTCACATGGTTTGGCGAGCCATGGGAATCTTTGTTGTAATTTTCCCTTCCATCCTGAATCCTGGAGCAAATATAGATTGGTTTGAGTAAGTGATGAAATTAATGCAGAGTTTATGTATGGAGTTTAAGATAAGTGTAGCCTCCATTTGATTGAATTCTGATTTCATTTTCCATTTGCATCCTTGTGTAGATATAGTGCCATTCTTGTGAGTTCTATGGAGGCAAGTCCCATATTTTCAAGGTAATTTATGTTCCATGTAACTGGAATAGCAGTTCTGCTTGTACAACATATTGCACCTGAATGGGTATCCATTTTGGTTGCATGAGATGAAAGTTCAGATGCATTACATATCAAATACTTGGGCATGCTTGCATTGCTGGGGAACTTAGGTGCAACTTCAATTTTTAAAGATGATGAAACTGTACATCATTTAAGGCCAAATAGATTTTTATAAAGTATCTATATGATAAGCTATAACTTCAATTTACTATGAAGCCAATAAAAATTTTAGGATAAAAAGAAGATTCATAGAGGCAGTTTTAGTATGAGAGATATCGAAGAATTTTACTAGGAAACAATTGCAAATGATTTTTTATTGATAGTAATGCTCCTTGGTGTGGAAATTTCTCAAATATCATTTGACCAAATAATTGTGAGTTGTGATATTATGACTTGTTCTGATTCTTGTTTTGTTCCATTTAAGGATCCTGAAGGCATTCTAGATTCTGAGATTGTAAAATAGGAATAAATAGTGCACATGAAATGACAAAAATATTGACATGTGAATTCTTGTGTTAGGAAAAGGATGACATGTGAATGCTCTCATGTATTTTATGGAACTCATGTATTTTATCGATGTAGAATACTTATAGTAGTTGACAGTCTTTTGCAGGAGCCTTTCAAATATATTCCTGTAATATGGAACATTGAAGAAGCTTCTGTAGTCTTTCATTTAAATGTATATTCTTCCGAAGTGCAGTTGCATTTCGTTAATGATTGGAAGCAAGATTTTGCTAGAGCTACTGCTGTAGTTTTTCCAACCCATTCTTTGCTGGTAATATGTGTTTTGGTGCTCAACCTgtttaatctttttaaaatttgctTCATCTTTGGGTTATGTTAATTTATGTTCAATGTTCTTTGATTTTTTGTAAGCTTTCAGATACCATATTCAGCATTTGATATGGGAAACCATATTGTTATTCCTGGTTCTCCTGCCGAAGCATGGGAAGCAGATACTTTTCTGGCCAGATATGAAGGTCAATTGTTGAAAGAGAGTTTGGGGTATCTGCCAGAGGACTTTCTTATTACTGTTATTGGCAGCCAGTTTTCATATAGTGGCATGTTACTCGAACATGGCCTTGTCTTGGAAGCATTAAAACCACTGCTCCAGCAGTTTCTTTCCTCAAACACATCTTATTCCCTGATGAAAGTTTGCATTTATGGTTGGAACTTCACTAGTTCCTACAAGAAGGCTGTTGAGGTAATGGATTTGGTTTCTTTTTCTCAGTCTTCAAACTAATTGGTGCATTTCATTTGTCACTGGTGATTTTTTGAATATGTTTCAGAATATGTTACTCTCCCTAATTTCTGATAAAAATTATTTGTCATCTTCATTATTTCAGGCTATTGCACAAAAGGCCGGCTATTCAAGTGGCCTGGTCGAGCATATTGTTATTAGCGATGATCCTAAATATCTTGGTTCAGCAAACCTAGTAATATATGGATCATTTTTGGAGGAGCAATCTTTTCCAAGTATTCTAAAGTATGCTATGTGTCTGGGGAAGCTTATCGTTGCTCCAGATCTGGACATGATTAGGAAATATGTAATTTCTGTTGATGCTCATTTTTTTCTTAATTGGTTCCAAAATCCAACTCTATTTAAACAGAATCTAATATCTGTGCTGATAATTTCCCCCTAGGTTGATGATCAAGTGAATGGGTATCTTTTTCCAAAGGAGAACATTCATATGCTTACTCAGATTTTACTTAATGCAATTTCCAAAGGAAAATTGTCTTTATTTGCTCAGAGAATTGCATCTGTAGGAAAAAGTCATGCCAGAAACCTCATGGCTGCTGAAGCAATTCAAGGCTACATATCCTTGCTCGAAAAGGTCATCAAGTTTCCTTCTGATGTTCTATATCCTAAGGCTGTCGAACAAATACCTCTAAGGTTGATGGAGCAATGGCAATGGGAATTATTTGCCAATGTAAGTGAGGAAGGCTTGCTCAATGGTAGTTCTCGAAGCAGTACATTTTTAAAGAATCTTGTGGAGAAGTGGAATAATAGTCATACAAATAACTCTGCTCATTCTTATGCCGATGCTGATGGAACATGgaacccaattgattgggaggaagagaaaaagactGAGATGATGATTGCTGAAGATAGATTAGAGGAGGTAATTGATGAGGGCATTTTTGTGTTCTCTGTCACTATGTTACTTTGGGTCAATATACACTGACTTTGTAATCACATTATGCTTAAAAGTTGGTTTTTGAACCACAATGCAGTTGGACAGAGATGACCAGCCACATGGAACATGGGATGAGATTTACAAAAATGTCAAGAAAGCTGAAAGGCTGAAAAATGAATTGTTTCAATTGAAGGAAAGAGATCACAGGGAGCTTGAGCGGACAGGTCAACCTTTATGTATATATGAACCTTATTTTGGTGAGGCGACTTGGCCATTTCTACATCAGACGTCACTTTATCGTGGAATCAGCCTTGTAAGTTGTTAATGAATCATTAATACATTGGACCTTACATCCAAACGGTAATGTAGGAATTTGAAAAGGGAGTCATGCATGAACAAGTAGATTTTTTATACTCTAGGTATTTATGATGTGATTTATGTGCTGTATATTGTCTGAATCAGTTAGGAATAGGATGTCATTCATCTTTAATAAAAGAGCATTCAACATCTAGAGAAAAAAAATTTGCTAAAGGGCCTCCTATATTACTGGTAATGGATCATGATCATACAATTGGGGTGGAAGAATGATATACAAGAAGTGGGTGTAGTGATACAATTTGTTGTTAAGTCTGGGAGCAGGTCATTATTGCAAATATAGTTATCTAAATAATTATTTCTAATAAAGGTACTTTATTGTGCAGTCTAGTAAATAaaagaagatgctcttctacattttttttttggTGAATCAATTGTTTGTTTTTATGAACAGTCTTCTAAAGGCCAGAGATTGGAAACTGATGATATAGATGCTTCTTCTCGTCTCCCACTTCTTAGCAATCCATATTACAGAGACGCACTTGGTGATTATGGAGCATTCTTTGCTTTAGCTTACTTAATTGACAGTGTGCACAAAAATGCTTGGATTGGTTTTCAATCTTGGAGAGTTTCTGCAAGAAAGGTTTGTGCATCTCCTATGTTTGCACttttcattacttatgtttctactTTGTTAAGTTTATAAATGCCAAAGGTGGATATCCTACTGAAACTAACGGtgataaatttttcattgtccttCTGCTGTGTACTGTCTTTTGAATCAAAGTGTTTCGCTTGCTGCTTGACAGGAGTTAATTATTGACATTGGTTGTGATAATCTACAAAAAATATTGCTGCTATTTAGgatgaaatttcttttattaaagcAATAGACCTCTAGCATGGCACGCGAGTCAGATCCTGCAGGGGAAATGCTGTCGATCCATTTACATTGTTTACCTCATTCAGATCCAGTGGAAATGTTGAGTCCAAATTTTTCTGGTTGCTCGTGCAAGAAGACAAATTAGAAAGTTGAAATTTTCACAATGAACTCTAGTTTGTTTGTTCTATCAATAATCACAGATTTTGGAAGGTAAGCAGAGAGACTATGGCCACTGGGTTGGCATGGGGCTGGACATTGACATAACTATTGCAATTCATTTCTGCTGTCTATTGGCAAAAgattttgtattttttatttaatttgttggGGTTGAGGCTGCTATAGCATTGCTTGTTGCTATCAATATTGCCAAAGATAATAAATCTCATTCCACCTTCAAAATTTAAGAATGTTTTGATCTCCCACAGGCCAGCTTATCTAGAGAAGCTGAGACATCACTTATAAGGGCCATTGAAGAAGAAATCCATGGCGATTCACTTTACTTTTGGTTTGCAATTGATAAAGATCCCAGAAATTCTGAGAAAATGGATTTTTGGACATTTTGTGATGCTATAAATGCTGGAAATTGCAGGTTAGATACTTTTTTTTCAGAATTCATTTTCTTTTTGTGGAAATGTAAAGATGTGTTAAGAGAGTTGTTTATGCTCAAATAATGCTTCAGAATAATTCCCTGAGTAAATATTTGCAGCTGCTAACTAATTGAAGAAATTAAATTCCCAACTTGGAATTTGTTACTTAGAGCCTTTTATTTTCACGTAGGAGAAGCTTTCTCTTATCTGTGTGGCATCGGCTTTTGGCCCTGCTAGAGGAAGGAGAATTAATGAATGTGACATTTATCCTTGTCTATATTTTTCTGGCCAATCTTATTTTACTGACCTCAAATATTGTGTTTTATACCACAAAGATAATTTTACAATGAATAAGGTTATTATTCATTCTAACAATTTTGCAATTGCAAGGAACATTATCTGTGCTCATAAGTGAAGTTTTTGATGATTAGGAGTTTTACCTAAACGCCAAGTTAGAGACAACTGTCTCATTTCTATTCTCCTCAACTCTCAATGAATATACCATTTTTTTTGTAATTCAAACTTGGAATAAGTTGAGTTGTGCCTGTCTTTTGGCTGTGGACTTTAGGTTTTAGGTTCTTGGAAACTAGATTTTGAACCTTAGAAAGCTTTCGGTGTCATATACTTTTGTTTCTTGTCAGTGACAGATGAAGATTGaaatcatttttcttaaattttctctTTCAAGGACTGCTGTAATTGAGGCTTTTCGAAGAATGTATGGTTTAGGAGATGATTGGAACCATTTGCCACTGATGCCTGATGATGGTGATTCATGGTCTATAATGCATAGCTGGGCTTTGCCAACACCGTCTTTCCTCGAGTTTGTCATGTTCTCAAGGTAAAAAATTGGTAgtttttaacaattttttttttttttttacaatttgaaGCAAAATTGCATAATCATGCTTTCATGAAGCCTGCCAACAGTCGTTAGTGCCCAGAAATATTTTAATGGAGAAAGATCATTGTTTACATAAAGGCTGGGTTTACTGACTGTTAAGATAGGAGGGAGAAAACAGAGGAAAAGGGGGAGGAATGAGGAAAAGGAAAGGGAGGGATAGCTGCTTAGAGAGGGGGTGAAATTGATTACTTGGGtgatgaaaagaaaaaggaaatgacaAAATAAATAATCTTTACTTCTTTCCTCCtatgttttttcttttttccttgatgTCTTATTGGCACCTACCGGCTCCATTTTTGGTTTGCTGTCAGTATGACCAATAATTCTCATTCAAGCCAGGTAGACTGATACttggatttgaaaaaaaaaaacaatattacTTTTTTGTTTTTATAAATCCAATGAAATTCGCTTCAATGACTTGCGAATAATAGTATTTGCCTTTTTTATTTCTATTCCATTGAATTATCTCTCATCATGAGAAGTAGCATACTTTGCGAATCAAGTCTATGTTCAACATGCAACAGTTATTTATGAAATAGGATATACATTCGTTTTCTAGTTATTGTAATCAGATATCTCTGAAAATTGGCTGGTCTCTTTCAGAATGTTCGTCGATGCATTGGACAGGGAGATGTATGAAGAGCATCATCGAAGTGGGTACTGCTACCTGAGCACTTCTAAGGTAAATTGCTCATGCCGTTCCTCCATTCATCATTTTCAGCAGCATTTAATTAGTGATTGGAGATTAACTATTTCACAATGCTATAATGAAGTGCCAaacctatttatttatttttcagaaCAGGAAGGGAATGGTTACACTAAGATTTAATACACTTGCCATATCAGTTACTTCTGTGTGTTTCAAACCATCGTATGGAATGTTTTTACAGGACCGGCATTGCTACAGTAGACTGCTGGAGCTACTCGTGAATGTATGGGCATACCACAGTGCTCGGCGGCTCATATATGTCGACCCGGAATCTGGATCAATGCAGGAACATCATCGTCTGGAGAACAGACGAAACAAGATGTGGATCAAGTGGTTTTCTTACTCAACACTGAAGGGCATGGATGAGGATCTAGCAGAAGAGGCAGACTCTGATCCCCCGAACTGGAGATGGCTGTGGCCGGCCACCGGTGAGGTCTTCGGGCAAGGCGTGCACGATAGGGAGATGATCATGCGGCAAAgcgaaaaagaaagaaagaaaagagagaccaAGGAGAAGATTCAACGAATGAAGAAACGGGCACGGCAAAAATCGATAGGGAAGTACATAAAACCTTTACACGATAAAACCAGTGATTCAAACGCATCCAAAACTGTATGATACCACAGAAAATTCATCATTCTTTTCGTTGTTACTACTGTTATTTTGGTTTTTACACAAAAAAACATTTACGATTCCAGAAATGATTACTCATTTCTTCTAGATCCtgtttattatataaaaaaactaatgatggtattatctttaattaataagtttacaaaaaaaaattaagtttttatgcCTCGAAGGATCTGAAGACTGATCTGAAGCTTACCTATTACAGCTGGCGACGGACATATGTGGAGTCGATAGAGAGAGAAGCCAGAACAAAAACAAAAAGACATGTCGTTGATTCGCCGCACAGCCGTCGACCACCACCAGCCAACGGTGCAGCTTTTGAGCCCTCATGTTTCGCCATCACCCGTATCGCCGCCGTAGCTACAAATCAGCAGTAACACagtctctctctctctgtctGGCTTTGCTTTTTGACATACCGAATAATCAAGAGCCAC encodes the following:
- the LOC122040461 gene encoding uncharacterized protein LOC122040461; amino-acid sequence: MGSLEKPLPSTRPAARFRSSLSPAAERRSRMRPRFVCLSSKIEYQHWALAVVAFFLVVLLYQAFLPSSPVADRSPERLSASALAGTAGVGDLDFGDGIKFVPQMLFELEREKQEEANSSALASRRRVKRFQLRKPKLALVVPDLSPDALQLKMVSIAVALKECGYDIQVFSFSDGPAHMVWRAMGIFVVIFPSILNPGANIDWFEYSAILVSSMEASPIFSSLLQEPFKYIPVIWNIEEASVVFHLNVYSSEVQLHFVNDWKQDFARATAVVFPTHSLLIPYSAFDMGNHIVIPGSPAEAWEADTFLARYEGQLLKESLGYLPEDFLITVIGSQFSYSGMLLEHGLVLEALKPLLQQFLSSNTSYSLMKVCIYGWNFTSSYKKAVEAIAQKAGYSSGLVEHIVISDDPKYLGSANLVIYGSFLEEQSFPSILKYAMCLGKLIVAPDLDMIRKYVDDQVNGYLFPKENIHMLTQILLNAISKGKLSLFAQRIASVGKSHARNLMAAEAIQGYISLLEKVIKFPSDVLYPKAVEQIPLRLMEQWQWELFANVSEEGLLNGSSRSSTFLKNLVEKWNNSHTNNSAHSYADADGTWNPIDWEEEKKTEMMIAEDRLEELDRDDQPHGTWDEIYKNVKKAERLKNELFQLKERDHRELERTGQPLCIYEPYFGEATWPFLHQTSLYRGISLSSKGQRLETDDIDASSRLPLLSNPYYRDALGDYGAFFALAYLIDSVHKNAWIGFQSWRVSARKASLSREAETSLIRAIEEEIHGDSLYFWFAIDKDPRNSEKMDFWTFCDAINAGNCRTAVIEAFRRMYGLGDDWNHLPLMPDDGDSWSIMHSWALPTPSFLEFVMFSRMFVDALDREMYEEHHRSGYCYLSTSKDRHCYSRLLELLVNVWAYHSARRLIYVDPESGSMQEHHRLENRRNKMWIKWFSYSTLKGMDEDLAEEADSDPPNWRWLWPATGEVFGQGVHDREMIMRQSEKERKKRETKEKIQRMKKRARQKSIGKYIKPLHDKTSDSNASKTV